In one Lolium rigidum isolate FL_2022 chromosome 3, APGP_CSIRO_Lrig_0.1, whole genome shotgun sequence genomic region, the following are encoded:
- the LOC124700809 gene encoding F-box/LRR-repeat protein At3g58930-like, whose product MADKAVASGDDRISALPLDLRLRLLSLLPADEAVRSSELSREWRGLWKKMPSLRLVGLEQFETAEGFNEFVNHLIVLRGHLPLDKFEIQVRQSEAAVSYPYANLWIQYALICKVPVLDVLCEAGVVDSIQLTVPLVSDHLTTLNLCEVDLEKCSALVDSELSLDFSSCPLLKSLSMQRCSICVHKISSKSLEQLRITSYSSFNLRSRTWISAPSLISLELSDFVGEAPILESMPFLQKAFIRLYVYDGSWCDAINPKVQKCCNQSCERCYGYPVGGYRSVLLNGLSNAIYLELIADLNVYVYRRDLTRCPIFGNLKTLLLNEWCVAHGLHGLVCILQHSPILEKLTLLFYNTKGLPIAIVDDGNHDPVEQTFACAHLKVVNIKCQVMNDRVSKTLKLLSTCGIPPEHIRLKVNQSHPYSFSFDMPQDATPSTSDHDAAPSPTTED is encoded by the exons ATGGCAGATAAGGCTGTGGCGAGCGGCGACGACCGAATCAGCGCCCTCCCCCTCGACCTCCGTCTGCGCTTGCTTTCTTTGTTGCCCGCGGACGAGGCAGTGCGGAGCAGCGAGCTCTCCCGCGAGTGGCGCGGGCTCTGGAAGAAAATGCCCAGCCTGCGCCTCGTCGGTTTAGAGCAGTTCGAGACCGCCGAGGGTTTCAACGAGTTCGTGAACCATCTCATTGTCCTCCGAGGCCACTTGCCCCTCGACAAGTTCGAGATCCAGGTTCGTCAATCCGAGGCAGCTGTGTCATATCCATACGCCAATCTGTGGATCCAGTATGCTCTGATCTGCAAGGTTCCGGTGCTCGACGTCTTGTGCGAAGCTGGTGTCGTCGATAGTATACAACTCACAGTGCCTCTTGTCTCTGACCACCTGACGACCCTAAATCTTTGCGAAGTTGATTTGGAAAAATGCTCTGCACTTGTTGACTCGGAACTATCTCTGGATTTCTCAAGCTGCCCCTTGTTAAAGAGTCTAAGTATGCAGCGTTGCAGCATTTGCGTGCACAAGATCTCTTCCAAATCGCTAGAGCAGCTACGCATCACCAGTTATTCTTCCTTTAATCTGCGTTCCCGTACCTGGATTTCTGCACCAAGTCTTATTTCACTGGAGCTCAGTGATTTTGTTGGCGAGGCTCCTATCCTTGAAAGCATGCCATTCCTCCAAAAAGCATTCATTAGGCTATATGTGTATGATGGGAGCTGGTGTGATGCTATCAATCCTAAGGTGCAGAAATGTTGTAATCAAAGTTGTGAACGTTGTTACGGTTATCCTGTTGGTGGTTATCGGAGTGTGCTTCTCAATGGCTTGTCCAATGCTATCTATCTGGAGTTGATAGCTGACCTTAACGTG TATGTCTACAGAAGGGATTTGACTCGTTGCCCAATATTTGGCAATTTAAAGACCCTGTTACTGAATGAGTGGTGTGTGGCTCATGGCTTACATGGACTAGTTTGCATCCTCCAACACTCACCTATTCTTGAGAAGCTCACACTTCTGTTCTATAACACTAAG GGCCTCCCTATTGCAATAGTGGACGATGGAAACCATGATCCAGTAGAACAAACATTTGCATGTGCACACCTTAAGGTAGTTAACATCAAATGTCAAGTGATGAATGATAGGGTTTCCAAAACTTTGAAGCTCTTGAGTACATGTGGCATACCTCCTGAGCACATTAGGTTGAAGGTCAACCAGTCACACCCATATT CTTTCAGTTTCGATATGCCACAAGATGCTACACCATCAACTAGTGACCACGATGCTGCGCCTTCACCCACCACTGAGGACTAA